DNA sequence from the Vicia villosa cultivar HV-30 ecotype Madison, WI linkage group LG3, Vvil1.0, whole genome shotgun sequence genome:
TAAAAACTTGATATCTCATATCTATGATCCGTGAGATACATTCATCAGTGTATTAATCAGATCTAAAGAAAAATACgattaaattaaagaaaaatataatattaaaaaatttagaagACTCTCAAAACTaactaagaaaatagaaaatattttcattgatttatttgacatctTCGAATGTGttaaagacactacatatatataaTGCTAATAATGGATATTTAAGTAAAAGatccaaaactaaaaaaaagattaactcaataaaattaaaataagatattaacaaataaaaattatacttCTAATTTATTATATAAGTTATATACTTACTGATAATTCAAACTATATCATCTTCTAATGTAATAGTCCCTATGCATTAATGTTATGTTATTTGACCATAAAACACTTTATGTATTAAAGACTTTTTTAATTCATGATCACAATCCCAAAGCCCTCTAGAATGACCTATTTCTTAATGGGATAGAGGACATATCATAACCTATCCAACATTACGCACACCATAGAGCCTCACACCTCAACGTTTGCTAATTCTCTCCCCACCATAAACACCATAATACATGGCCTCTCGATACTTCAGGCAAGCCAAACCACCATAATGAAGTTTCATGTCTCTAATTCATTAAGGGAGGGGACCTCTATATGGTTTTTTTACTTGTACTTTAAGCTTTAGTTGGTCATTAATCTTATGTTTGAGTCGCATTCTCAATTGCGCATCTTTAAGGATAGAGTTTTGAATCTCTATTTTAGCATgcaaaattcaaaatattaatgTTTGAGTATAAATATTATACTTTAAATCAAGTAGTTGAATTTTGGGAACAAGAACCATAATTTAGATTTATTCAAGTCATGTCAAAAGTAAATTCTCAAAAACATCTTTGGAACTTGAACTTTTGAGATTTTGgatgtgtgattcgaatcacaaacCCCCTGAGTCAAACCAAACGAGGCAATAAGAACCAGATATTTGTGTAATtttgtgatttgaatcatgaCTTACAGTAGATTCTAATAATGCACTTTGTGAGTTGAATATCAATTTGTACATGAGCCGAATTATAGATTCTTCTTCAGCCACTGTCAAGTTTGAGTTCAATCATGACCAACTATGACTCAAATCAAAGTTGTAACTCCATAAGCCCGAAtattatttaaaagaataatCAACACTTTAGGATGTTActcaaatcaaaataaaacatgCATACCATCTCAATTTATTGACATACTCGTAGAGGAATTTCAAATGATAACATAACTTCAATAATCTCTTCAACTAAAGTAATTAGTAAAAACGACATGATCCAAAATCATTAACTCAAATAATTAGTGAAATTAGACAACGCTTTAAAATTTCCCCATGAGTATTTTAGAGGACATTTGTGAGGTGTTACGAGAATTATCTTTGCATCCCATAAGAATCATTGCCTAAACGCTTTTTAGGCAATAATTTTCACATGTTGCATTAAAAAGTTTTGTCAGAAGCAATAAATGATGAGTTTCGTCGCTAGATGAAGAATCCATCTATgttaaaaaacaacaacaaaagatttaaccaatcttaaaaaaaatatacaaacaatAACAATAATGTGTCTAATGCACATTCATCAACAATAACAATGTGTCTAATACACATacgacaacaacaacttataaaaaacaataaaatgacAATTGTGTCATATATACATTCAGTAACAACATCAtataaacaacaacaagaacaacaatgtGTCTAGCATAcattcaataacaacaacaacaacactgaatatcaacaacattcaacaacaaaataagttcaacaacaacataaatgaATGTATAAGAAGTTACAACAAACAATATTCAACAAcaacattcaaattcaaaaacaacaataacataaaaatgaacaacaacaacaacaacgtaaacatCAAGAACAAGAACATAAATGTATTGTACATGCATGATAAATAGTTTACGTAATAGAAATATGACGAATAAGTAAAAGAGTTTTGTCCTCCCTTCTTTGTCTAACTActctgagtttttttttttttgtaaaaagggAAACACAAGAACAAACCATAGTTATATTGATTTTCGTTGATTTGTAAAAGAGAAATCTAAGAACGAACGATAGATACAGCGTTGTACGTTAAACAAAGAACGAAAGATTGTGATTGCATGTTTCATTTTGTTAATGAAGATGAAAAAATGGGTTCAACTTGCTCTGGATGTTTTAGGGTTGAAAGATTCCTCAACGATGAAATGAGAAAATGGCAATGGAATAGATAAGTTAAATTGTAATTCATGTTTCAGAATAACACATTTCACCATGGTTGTTTAAATCAACCGAAGTGATATCTGATATATTtaactaaattttaaaaaatgcgcCAGTTTATTACcagtcaaaaatttaaaaatagtagTGAATTCGGGAATATTTTTTCCTCCCTTCCAAAACCCCTAATAAAACAGACTCTTATTGAATTGAAGATCATTAAAAAAATCTTGAGAACCATGCCTCTATTTTTGATGGTATGTATCTCTTTCAACTAAAGTTGAGTTCCTAGGTTTGAATCCAGTCTTAGATACTCCCATAATTAGTCAtcttattttaaattcaagcGGATTTGCTCATATCTCAcatattaaaaggtaaaaaaacgcTTTTAGGGCATATATGTGTGAATCGAATCACACAATCCCCTTAGTCGAATCAAATGAGGAAATAAGAACCAGGTTTTTGTATAATCTTGTGATTTGAATCATACCTTACACTAGATTCTAATAATGCACTCTGTGAGCCGAATCACAGTTTGTACATGAGTCGAATCATAGATCCTTCTTCAGCCACACTGCCAAGTTTGAGTTCAATCATGACCAACTATGACTCAAATCATAGTTGTAACACCATAAGCCTCGaatattaatttaaaagaatAATCAACACTTTAGgatgtttctcaaaacaaaacatgCATACCATCTTAATTTATTGACATACTCGCAGCGGAATTTCAAATAATAACATAACTTTAATAATCTCTTCAACTGAAAGAATTAATGAAAATAACATGATCCAAAATCAttaactcaaaacaaataaaatgccTAGTTTCCGATGTTACAAATCAAATTAGAGCATAAAATGCCTTGTTCTGTGAAATTAGACAATGCTTGAAAATTGTCCCCATAAGTATTTTAGAGGACATTTGTGAGGTGTTCCGAGAATTATCTTTTCATCCCACAAGAATCATTGTCTAAACGTTTTTTAGGCAGTAAATTTCACATGTTGCATAAAGAGTGTTGCCAAAAGCAATAAATGTTGTAGTGATGAGTTTCGTTGGTCGATGAAGAATCCATCTATgttaaaaaacaacaacaaaatatttaaccaatcttaaaaaaaatacaaataataacaataatgtgTCTAAATCAAATTCCTCAACAACAACAATGTGTCTAATACACAttcaataacaataacatataaaAAACAATAAGATAACAATTGTGTCTTATATATATTCAAAAAACATCAtataaacaacaacaagaacaacaatttTACTAACATACATTCAATAACAACAAACATTaaacattcaacaacaacaacactgaaTATCAACAACATTCAACAACAAAATAAGTTCAACAACAACATAAGTGACTGTATAAGAACttacaacatcaacaacattcaacaacaacaacatcaacattcaacaacaacattcaagttcaaaaacaacaataacataaacatgaacaacaacaacaacgtaaacatcaacaacaagaacataaatGTATCGTACATGCATGATGAATGGTTTACGTAATAGAAATATGACGAATAAGTAAACGAGTTTTGTCctcctttctttttcttcctaCTCTcacttatttttgttgttttgtaaaAGGGAAACCCAAGAACGAACCATAGTTATATCGATTTTCGTAGATTTGTAAAAGAGAAATCTAAGAACGAACGATAGTGACGACGTTGTACGTTAACCAGAGAACGAAAGATTGTGATTGCATGTTTCATTTTATTAATGAAGATGAAAAAATGGGTTAAACTTGCTCTGGATTTTTTAGGGTTGAAAAGTTCCTCAACGATGAAATGAAAAAATGGCAACTGAATAGATAAGTTAAATTGCAATTCATGTTTCAGAATAACACATTTCACCACGGTTTTTTGAACCAACCGAAGTGATATCTgatctatttaattaaatttaaaaaatgtgtCTGTTTATTACcagtcaaaaatttaaaaatagaagtgaattatgGAATATTTTCTTCCTCCCTTCCAAAACCCCCAATAAAAGAGACTCTTACTAAATTGaagatcattaaaaaaaattgagaaccTTGCCTACAATTTTTATGGTATGGATCTCTAGGTTGGGCAAACTTGGATGCCCCTACTCCCATCAAGTTGCTGGTCGGGATTGTGAAACTATCGCTGTTTGGTCATAAGGATAATAGTTCTTATCTTATTAGGCCATGGGCGGCCGGCCCGGGGGTTACCCGCACGCGATTGGCAATGGCATAACCAGAAGAGGAGTAGGGGAGACAAGGTATAACGCTGGGTAGCGCAGCGCATCTATTTTGGGTTTACCAAAGTAGAGTTCCTGGGTTTGAATCCAGTCTTAGATACTTACATAAATAGTCatcttattttaaattcaaatagatTTGTTTATATCTCACatatgtaaatttttttaaaattataaaactctattattaaaattgaaaaaaatattttatttgaaattgaatttttaaaattaaaaagttttACATTTTACCATAGTTAATGGTATGCTTTTAATTgtcataaaattaataaatttgtgTTGACTTGTAATTATAAATTAGTAGAATATCTATGCATTTGCAGTAGTAAGTTCATTCGTATCTTAAAATTTATTCGATACGATTTTTAAAATCCTTAAAAATTATAGTTGTTGTATTATAATAAttcttatttttgaaaaaaattatagtttttttatatCTAAAATTGTCATGTATATTCTTTTATGTTTTTACTGTTTCTAATAATTTGTCGTATATTtgagaaaatgaaaaacaactgtgaattaaatagataaatttttaatataaatgtcattaaaaaataatagtaattttctTAGCAGTTACGAGAGAAAGTCTCGCTTAAAATATATTAGACAAATTTAAAACTATAATATATTGGATAAACTTAAAACTAGAAGCTCTacgaaaaaataattttattttcaacatcTATAACAGCAATCTTGAAAGCAATAGCATCTCAAAGCAATTTCATTTTCAATACCAGcgtttcaatatatttttttttaataggcaaaggAATTAAAAAGGAGCATAAGGGGTGCTCCACCCGATTACAAAGGCAAAAATAGACCGCTATTTAAAACAAGAAAGCGGAAGAATATGCCATGAATGGAAATTACAATTAGAATCAAGGATACATAAGACTAGATTGTAACCACATCCATGCTCTCGAAACGATATCCGACCAACACTCATGAAAACTAAATTTCACCTTGTTGAAAATAATATCGTTACGTTTACACCAAATACTTCATCACGTTGCTAACCAAATTGCCCCCATTATCTTCCTCGATACACTATTCTTCATCTTTTCATAAGCAAAAGGAAAATTCAAGAATTCATCCAAAGAGAGATTCTCACTCACTCCTAACCATTCAAACACCTTCACCCAAATACCTTTCACCACCCGACACACGCCTAATAGGTGCTTCAAACTTTCAATCTCCGAAGagcaaaaaacaaaaaatgacCCGGAATCATCTAAAATTCCCCGCTTGAGCAAATGATCCTTCGTTACAATTATGTTATGAATTATCCTCCACCCAAAGAAAAGGAATTTTGAAGGGGCAATAACCTTCCACATGAACACCGAAGCCTTAACAATAGAATGCTATAAAGAAATTCCGGATAGTTTTGCAAAGAAACAACGGTAACACGAACTAACCGTGAATGTCTTCTCCGAATTAAGACTACACAAGAAGTCATCCTTATCACCGGCAGAAGGAGCTGATAGCGAAATATCATCCTGGAGCTGTTGCCATGCTGCCACGGTGCTGCTGGTGTTGCTAGGATAGAGGATAGCGTCCCTCTGCCACTGCCAACCAGAGCTGCTAGTTCGGCCAGCCTCTGCCACTGTCATTCCATCGTCTAAAGCCATAGAGTACAGTTCAGGAAAAATAAGCATAAGAGGCTTAGAATCAGCCCAACTGCCATACCAAAAAGGCATGTGTCTTCCATCTCCAACCTTGCAATTAACAGCACCTGAAAAGTTATGAAAGAACAACATCTCATAGTTATCGGAAATAATAAgatctctccaccaaattgagtCATTTTTCTCTAAAATCGATATGTCACCAATCAACACTTTCCTCTTCACATTCCCATACCTAAATTCCATCAAATCTCGCCAAACAACTTCCTCTTCATTTAAAATCCGCCACTTCCATTTACTTAATAATGCTAAGTTCATCACCTCCACATTCTTGACCCCTAAGCCGCCTTCCTCACGTGTCTTGCAGACAATATCCCAACGAACCCAATTAATAGATCTCTTGTTTTCGCATACGCCCCAAAGAAACCTCCTTTGAATAGACCTTATTTCCTTGAGCACCCGAGAGGGAGCCTTATAGAAAGAAAGCGTATAAATAGGGATAGCGTTTAGAACAGAGTTTATCAAGCAAACCCTTCCCGCTATGTTCAAGTGCAAAATTAAATAGATTTAAGAAACTActtaaacatttatttatttaagaaaatttagagaaaagatttttttaataattcaaCATGAAGAAAATGTCTTGTTTCCGATGTTACAAATCAGATCAGAGCATAAAATGCCTTGTTCTGTGAAATTAGACATCACTTGAAAATTGTCCCCATAAGTATTTTAGAGGACAATTGTGAGGTGTTACGAGCATTATCTTTGCATCCCACAAGAATCATTGCCTAAACTTTTTTTGGCAATAATTTTTACATGTTGCATAAAAAAGTGTTGCCAGAAGCAATAAATGTTGTAGTGATGAGTTTCATCGCTAGATGAAGAATTcatctattttaaaaaacaacaacaaaagatttaaccaatcttaaaaaaaaaatacaaacaattAACAACAATGTGTCTAATGcacattcatcaacaacaacaatgtgTCTAATACacattcaacaacaacatcatataaAAAACAATAACATAACAATTGTGTCTTATATACATTCAATAAGAACATCATATAAACAACAATGTGTCTAACATAGattcaataacaacaaaattaaacattcaacaacaacaacaccgaaTATCAAaaacattcaacaacaacaacaccgaaTATCAAAAACATTCAACAACAAAATAAGTTCAACAACAACATAAGTGACTGTATAAGAACTTACAACATTAATAAcattcaacaataacaacatcaacattcaacaacaacattcaagttcaaaaacaacaataacatagacatgaacaacaacaacaacaacaacaacaacaacgtaaacatcaacaacaagaacataaacGTATCTTACATGCATGATGAATGGTTTACATACTAGAAATATGACGAATAAGTAAAAGATTTTTGTTCTCCTTTCTTTGGCTTCCTACTCtgacattttttttattgttttgtaaAAGGGAAACTCAAGAACGAACCTAAATACCTTGCTAGTTATGGTTCATCTGACCCCGAGTGAGGCCATAGAACTATACTTGGCGTTGGGTGTTAGGTGAATGAGGATTAGCATCTACAAGGAGTGTTAGCGGGATGATCGCAATTGTATTTGTTGTTTGGAAACATGGTATTCCTATCGCAATTGCATCTACTTAGGATTTGTTATATTATTTATCAgatatttcttataatttattacttttaactaaatcatgtttatgttttgcAGTACTTCGATGAAGTCAAGTGTGCTCATTACACGAGACTtcagttggaagaaataaaagaggaattgtgtcaatattTTATTACGCAAAGAATCATATAAGGTATGAATCAAAGAGGATTTCTGCTTTAGTGGTCATAAACTAGTTATTGTTTTCTGTTAGAGGTTTTAGGTAGAAGGTTGGTTAGAATTGTTAGTTATTGAAATTTTGTTAGTTTGACAAATAGGAAGGTTAGTTAGTCTCAGGGAAAGTTATGCTATTAGAACTAAATAGGTTAGTGAATGTTAGTTTTTGATAGCATAAAAATCTGTTAGTTGGTTATAGATATATTAGTAAGAAAAGTTAATTGGAAATTGTGATGAAGTCTATTAGAGATATATATACTTGACTTAACTTGAATGCGGATCAAATAGAATGCTCGACTTCCaattatatgcatttatgtgtagCTGTTCGAAATGGTAAATTGAGCTTGGAATTTTTGTATGGATGATATGCTGTAGTATCTTGGTTTCTTCTTTAAATTTGGTTTTCTGGTTTTATGCAGGGGCAGTTCATGATTGGTGTAGCAGGGCATTGGTTGAATTGAGATATGGCTAAACTTGAAGTGAGGATATGCAAGATAGAATCAAAAGGTTTTATTGAACATGGCTTGGAATGATGAGAATGATGTTGGAACTTGTAGAATAGGTgggattggtttagttgtttagggatgattttcttattgttataatgtaatgtgaattggtttagttgttatggtcatgttagaaatatgtgaatcggtgtatatatattttggattaattataGTGATATATAATGTAATGGTATAATTTATAAtgcattttttgtatataatcgaaatcgcttctttgttgaaataatgagattactgatataatgggattacgattgtaaattataggtttatgggataacaatgataaattataggttcatgaaatAATGCTGCCAAAAATGTAGGTttagaaatcaagaaaataataggtttattaaaaacactaacgaaagcgctttctaagtaaaagcgctgccttaggcctatctatgaaagcgctttttaagaaaAAACGCTTTCATAGATAGGCCTAAGGCAACGCTTTTActtaaaaagcgctttcttaAGCCTACTTTAGAAAGCATAAAATACATTCTAAAGTATGCCTAAGAAAGCGCTTTTCAAGAAAAAAGCACTGCCTTAGGCCTATATATGAAAGcactttttaagaaaaagcgctGTCTTGGGCCTACCTAAGACTGCTCTTTTGCCTAAAGAAAAAGCGCTTCTAAAACCTATAGCAGAGCCACCTacggcagcgcttttaagcgcttttaaagcccaaaaaaagcgttGTCATAGGTCTTTTATGGCATAGTGTTGGCTAGAATTAATAAATTTCACCATTTCTAGTTCCTTTCCAATGAGATGTAAACAATTTCTTGAGACAAAACCGTGCAACCTGGAATAGAAAGAAGTGTTATACCGATGCTCAATATTGACAATACTTTTTTGAAATGACACTCTGATTGAACCGAGCTGCAATGTTATACTTGGATCTCTCACCCACCACGCGAGTTTCCAAAATTGCTCCTCTGCTTCCATAGATGTACCTCCAGAAgcaccttattttttttaaaatttcattttttccgTAAGTGTATATACGGAAGCGTTAAAACATAGTCATGAAATCTTCCGTAGCTACATCTATGGATAGTTTTGAAAatagtgttccgtagatgtacctactgAACGTTctgttatattttcaaatcaactacaTTTCACTACTAAACTCCaactttttttaacaaaaatggaacatcaaattatagttaATCAAAGTAAATGGAAAACCTCAATTGCACTActttgatttactataatttgatgttttatttttgttataaaaattgagtttttgagtgaaatacaattgatttaaaatataacagaatatTTTGTAGGTATATCTATggaacactctattttcaaaacCTTCCGTAGATATGTAGCTACGTAATATTTCATTTAATAtgggatttttccaattaatttggGATCTTCCCAAATTTTACCGTGTTataatgcttccgtagatgcacctacgaaaaaaaccaattttttttaaaaaaattgcttccggaggtacatctacgaaagcaGGAGCATAAATAGAATTTCGCCGGGTGGCTAAGGGATTCAAGGGATGGATTGAGAAATTCTCTAATTTTAGGATTATAACAACATGACTATTTGaactatattaaatttaaatattttaattttaatttattatttaaatttaaatctgaAATATATAAGAGGGAGATTTTTtaacatatattttaaaaatgatatatatatatatatatatatatatatatatatatatatatatatatatatatatatatatatatatatatatatatatattaaaactattatttatttatttatattaatttcttCTCCATTataattttttcttctaaaaattatttatatttattttatataatttaagaacaatttgattttatttttatatttaaattagtaAGTTATTATTTAACCATAGAAATttgtaaaataaatgaaaaaagaaagagagaaaaaaacataaaataaaattagagttGGGCAAGAATTACTATCAACATGACATATGAGCATATAGTTAGACTAAAGGCTTAAGGCTAAGTTGCTATCATAACAATCttgaatttatattaagtagatctGAAATAAGAGAAACAAAATTATACCAAGCTACCCGTTTATAAAAAGAGCAAAGCCAACTCAAAGAGGATAACACTATCTCCGACATATAATCTATGAAGCTAAAAGtctcatttttaaaaataaccgcATTCCTCTTTAACCATAAACACGTACCACACCGTTTCTAGCCAAATCTCCACTCCGATAGTCTTCTTTGTCTTGCTAGCCAACCTATCACAATGGTGGAAGAAATTCACGAATTCCTCTAAAGTCATCTCTGTGAAGGCTCcaaaaactttaaaaattacagTTGTTGTATTATATTAATTCTCAATTTTTTTGTAACACTATTAAAAACTATAGTTGTTGTATTATAATATTTCctattttttgtataaaaaattgaTAGATATactcttttatgtttttattatttctaatagtTTGCcgtgtatttaaaaataaaatttaaaacaacggtgaataaaatagagattatatatatatttttttaaatcattaaaaaaaaattttcttAACAATTAGGAGAAAGTCTCACTTAAAATAtattacaaatataaaaatactagAAGCTTAAAACTTGATGTTCTCTTAAAAATTACTAGAAGCTTAAAACTAGAAGCTCTCTAAGTACatgtttgtttcagttttaaaaattattaattttttctttttatttttgaaaatagattttttaaaatcgttttttaaaatattacaattttttatatttattttttctaaaatgaaacactaattttaacatcctataacataaacatatattattgaatatcaaaacttagtcaaaatcataacttttaaaaaaaattgtattttaaaaatgacttttatgaaaatctatttgaaatagcttcaaaattaaataatttttataaaatttttttctctataaactAATGCTCTCTTTAAAATTACTAGAAGCTTAAAACTAGAAGCTCTCTAAGCACAACGTTTGAAGAAActacttaaacttttatttttttaagaaaagttagacaaaagatatttttattaacTCAACATGAAGAAATTCCAACTCAATAATAACACATAAGTGTGCAGCAGATGTGATCCATATTACTTTGTTATCATAAGAGAAATTCTCTTGAAAAAGAATTTGTGTGACGAATCAATTGTTAACACTGTCTAGTCATTTCATTAATTCATATATAAAGCATCCTCCTTTTCCATAAGAATGTCCAGattcatcaaattcaaacaaaactCCACCACCTCTTTTCATTTTGCCACCTCAATTTTGTACATTTTCACACACGTCTATATGCATGGTTCAGCATGGCCAAATGTTGGTGCATGTTAATTATATAACTTTCCTTCTATATCTATAAATACCCTCTCATATCACTGCACTTTATTCATCCACACAACAAGCTAAGTGAAACATTAGTTCAAATCAACATGGCTGCTATTACAATGAAAGCTTCATTTCCATTTTTGATGCTGCTGGGAATTGCTTTACTAGCGTGTGTCTCTTCTAGACCTGATCAAGAGAATCCATTTATCTTCGAGTCTAACAGGTTTCAAACTCTTTTTGAAAATGAAAACGGTCACATCCGTGTTCTCCAGAAGTTTGACCAGCGTTCCAAAAtatttgaaaatcttcaaaactacCGTCTTTTGGAATATAAGTCCAAACCTCACACCATATTTCTTCCACAACAAACCGATGCCGATTTCATCCTTGTTGTCCTAAGTGgtaatttattatttatcaagttaaatatttaaaactaatcacacatagtttatttattttaaaaaacggtaTTTATTACTTTACATGTTTGTTTTGTAAGGATAAATTacattcaattttaaaatataatgttaatTGTAACTTTCAGGAAGAGCTATACTCACAGTGTTGAAACCCGACGATAGAAACTCCTTCAACCTTGAACGTGGAGACACAATAAAACTTCCTGCTGGCACCGTTGCTTATTTGGTTAACCGAGACGACGACGAAGATCTTAGAGTATTAGATCTTGCGATTCCCTTAAATAGACCTGGCCATCTTCAGGTAATATATATAGTCAGTTAATGTTTATCTTTTCTTATATCAAATATGGTTTGCGCGTTGTTGTAAGAAATTTTTTAGGGATCTCTACCATAACATAACTACAACAATTGCGATTGTATTTAAACCTATTTTACTGTAAAGATTTTCTAATGATCTTAAGATTATTTTTGTCCTTTTCAACAGTCTTTCTTATTGTCTGGAAATCAAAACCAGCCTTCCATCTTATCTGGGTTCAGCAAGAACATTCTACAAGCTTCCTTCAATGTAAACATAACACACACAATTTCTTCATTCTTTATGTATCTGTTTGGTTTTCTATATATATGTGTTAATATTCactttttctttgtatatattgtAAAAAACTATAGACCGATTATGAAGAGATAGAGAAGGTTCTTTTGGAAGGGCATGAGAAAGAGACACAACAAAGAAGAAGCCTTAGGGATAAGAGGCAGCAGAGTCAAGAAGATGATGTAATAGCCAAATTATCAAAGCGCCAAATTCAGGAATTGAGTAAAAATGCAAAGTCTAGCTCCAAAAGAAGTTTATCCTCTGAATTTGAACCATTTAACTTAAGAAGTAGCAATCCTATCTATTCCAACAAGTTTGGCAAATTCTTTGAAGTCACTCCAGAGAAAAATCCACAACTTCAGAACTTGGATATACTTGTTAATTCTGTTGAGATTAAGGAGGTATGGTAAAATGATTTTATACTATAGCAAACTAACTATATTACACACCGAGATTTCACTTGATCAAATTCGAATTGTTCTACATGATTTGATTTTTGCATGATAAAGTTATAttgtaaaacttttgttaataagtTGACATCTTACAAGTAACTAAGTTTTATATAGTCAATAACATGCTTTGTGTATAGAACAtataccaaaaatattta
Encoded proteins:
- the LOC131657171 gene encoding vicilin-like codes for the protein MAAITMKASFPFLMLLGIALLACVSSRPDQENPFIFESNRFQTLFENENGHIRVLQKFDQRSKIFENLQNYRLLEYKSKPHTIFLPQQTDADFILVVLSGRAILTVLKPDDRNSFNLERGDTIKLPAGTVAYLVNRDDDEDLRVLDLAIPLNRPGHLQSFLLSGNQNQPSILSGFSKNILQASFNTDYEEIEKVLLEGHEKETQQRRSLRDKRQQSQEDDVIAKLSKRQIQELSKNAKSSSKRSLSSEFEPFNLRSSNPIYSNKFGKFFEVTPEKNPQLQNLDILVNSVEIKEGSLLLPYYNSRAIVIVTVNEGNGDFELVGQRNENQQGQRKEDDEEEEQGEEEINKQVINYKAKLSQGDVFVIPAGHPVAIRASSNLNLLGFGINAENNQRNFLAGEEDNVISQIHRSVKDLAFPGSAEEVDRLLGNQKQSYFANAQPQQRERGSHETRDRLSSILDAF